In a genomic window of Xenopus laevis strain J_2021 chromosome 5S, Xenopus_laevis_v10.1, whole genome shotgun sequence:
- the nrros.S gene encoding negative regulator of reactive oxygen species S homeolog precursor has protein sequence MANVSFWLLLAFIYVTLPWKYNVAEGKLSSESGCRLFYRVADCSHLQLLSVPQNLPTDIQELLLDFNQITILHKNSFLRYHDLTSLSMQSNQMEFVEPGAFNGIRRLEVLSLQNNTINMKYELTSAALRLTTSLKKLDLSRNMLTMDMVPELLQNLTTLENLFLDTNIIMRLDQTVFEGLVYLKELSLRWNYIYEIECGTFEGLVKLKKLDLAYNLLPCIDDYRLTQIQMLNLSFNNLEWFQSQETDTEFHLEMLDISNNQLLFFPLLPRQHHLHTLLLSNNRMRFYGDIFGTNSSTADYLIVEDNITSVTTVDLWSDDIHSNLSALHYLDMSHNQFAYFPHGFFSNMSSLSYLKLNWNCLQAFHVSPSDITSLVDELDLSNNELVELQAENISPGILSLSYFNLSNNNLCNLPRNIFSSMTRIHTIDLSNNPLHLCSQSELRMGEGKCIDIRNVPSLRRLYLSGCGMELNLHRVFYGNTLTHLDLSYNSIKGITFLDDTARMLQSLFLRGCLAFNITVDFSAFMSLTVLDISENALTTFPASLNGLALHYLDLRNNKLISLPLYNTRLLGSLKTLYISENPFECCELGWKNVLISSISIPDLQKVTCNFSNRYLPVRDLPASINHSCQWKNGGPWLYLLLTLPVCLTLLVALLLLFLTFKQTLLQTVKRRCRRSTSY, from the exons ATGGCCAATGTGTCCTTTTGGCTTCTACTGGCTTTCATATACGTAACATTACCTTGGAAATATAATGTCGCTGAAGGAAAATTGTCCTCCGAAAGTGGCTGCAGATTG TTTTACAGGGTTGCAGATTGTAGCCATTTACAGCTTTTGTCAGTTCCGCAGAACCTGCCTACTGATATTCAAGAGCTGCTCCTGGATTTCAATCAAATAACGATTCTGCATAAAAATTCCTTTCTAAGATATCATGACCTAACAAGCCTTAGCATGCAATCGAATCAAATGGAATTTGTGGAGCCAGGAGCCTTTAATGGCATAAGGAGACTGGAAGTCCTCTCACTACAGAACAAcactataaatatgaaatatgaattaaCATCTGCAGCTTTAAGATTGACCACATCCCTTAAGAAACTGGATTTGTCTAGGAATATGCTTACAATGGATATGGTACCAGAGCTTCTTCAGAACTTGACAACCCTAGAGAACCTCTTTTTGGACACCAATATTATCATGCGCTTGGACCAAACTGTGTTTGAGGGCCTAGTTTATTTAAAAGAGTTAAGTTTGAGGTGGAACTACATTTATGAAATTGAATGTGGTACATTTGAGGGACTTGTGAAACTGAAGAAATTAGATTTGGCTTATAACCTATTGCCATGCATTGATGACTATAGACTAACACAAATCCAGATGCTCAATTTAAGCTTCAACAACCTTGAATGGTTTCAGTCCCAAGAGACTGATACTGAATTCCACCTGGAGATGTTGGACATTTCCAACAACCAGCTGCTCTTCTTCCCACTCTTGCCCAGGCAACACCATCTGCACACATTGCTGCTCTCCAATAATAGGATGAGGTTCTACGGTGACATTTTTGGCACAAACTCCTCCACTGCTGATTATCTGATTGTAGAAGATAACATCACATCTGTCACTACAGTTGACCTTTGGAGTGATGATATACATAGCAATCTCTCCGCATTACATTACCTTGATATGAGCCATAACCAATTTGCTTACTTTCCTCATGGATTTTTTTCCAACATGAGCTCACTGTCTTACTTAAAACTTAACTGGAACTGTTTGCAGGCATTTCACGTTTCACCATCAGACATTACGAGTTTAGTTGATGAACTTGATCTCAGTAATAACGAGCTGGTTGAGCTACAAGCAGAAAACATCTCTCCAGGCATCTTGAGCCTTAGCTATTTTAACCTGAGCAACAACAACTTATGCAATCTCCCAAGGAATATCTTCTCATCTATGACGAGGATACATACAATTGATTTGAGCAATAATCCGCTTCACTTGTGTTCTCAGTCTGAGCTGAGAATGGGTGAAGGAAAATGCATAGATATTAGAAATGTACCATCCCTCAGGCGACTTTACTTGTCTGGTTGTGGGATGGAACTGAATTTGCACAGGGTTTTCTATGGAAACACATTAACACATTTGGACCTTTCTTATAACAGTATCAAAGGCATTACCTTTTTAGATGACACTGCAAGAATGCTACAGTCTCTCTTCCTAAGGGGCTGTCTAGCATTTAACATCACTGTTGATTTCTCTGCTTTTATGAGTTTGACTGTCCTTGATATATCCGAAAATGCCCTCACTACATTCCCTGCCTCTCTAAATGGATTGGCACTTCATTACTTGGACCTCCGCAACAATAAACTGATTTCCCTTCCCTTGTATAATACACGTCTGCTTGGGAGCCTTAAAACTTTATATATAAGTGAGAACCCATTTGAGTGCTGTGAACTGGGTTGGAAGAATGTACTTATCAGTTCCATTAGCATTCCCGATCTTCAGAAGGTGACTTGCAACTTCTCCAATCGATATTTGCCAGTACGGGATCTTCCAGCATCCATAAATCATAGCTGCCAGTGGAAAAATGGTGGACCCTGGCTGTATTTGCTGCTCACACTGCCGGTGTGCCTGACTTTACTTGTGGCTCTTCTCTTGCTATTTTTGACTTTCAAGCAAACACTTTTACAGACAGTTAAAAGACGGTGCAGGAGATCCACTAGCTACTGA